A genomic window from Chitinophaga pollutisoli includes:
- a CDS encoding RNA polymerase sigma-70 factor, whose protein sequence is MPAYSTYTDEQLYELLQGDDQDAFTVIYQRYWKGLYQRASAMLSDGQLAQDVVQEVFISLWNRRADARIEKLQAYLYQAVRFQELKALHRLQSDAAFYDRLASITQDMIDHEPLLYNEMERIIRNVLDRLPEDQRRILHMSREEGLTYRQIAEKLGISIKTVEKKISLSLRAIRKGMDGSFPVLLTMAAAGAAHL, encoded by the coding sequence ATGCCGGCATATTCGACATATACGGATGAGCAGTTATATGAATTGCTGCAGGGGGACGATCAGGATGCATTTACCGTAATCTACCAACGCTACTGGAAGGGGCTCTACCAGCGGGCAAGCGCCATGCTGAGCGACGGCCAGCTGGCACAGGACGTAGTGCAGGAAGTTTTCATCTCCCTTTGGAACCGTCGTGCCGACGCCCGTATTGAAAAACTTCAGGCCTACCTTTACCAGGCCGTCCGATTCCAGGAACTGAAAGCTTTGCACCGGCTGCAGTCCGACGCCGCATTCTACGACCGGCTCGCCTCCATCACCCAGGACATGATCGATCACGAACCGCTGCTTTATAACGAAATGGAGCGGATCATCCGCAACGTGCTCGACCGCCTGCCCGAAGACCAGCGCCGGATCCTGCACATGAGCCGGGAAGAAGGGCTTACCTATCGCCAGATCGCTGAAAAACTGGGTATCTCCATCAAAACCGTGGAAAAGAAAATATCCCTTTCGCTCCGTGCCATCCGCAAAGGGATGGACGGCTCCTTCCCCGTTTTGCTCACTATGGCGGCCGCCGGTGCGGCACATTTGTAA
- a CDS encoding thioredoxin family protein translates to MKPFLLICALFAAFTAKSQDGIQFGTASWNETLAQAAKENKLVFLDCYTSWCAPCKWMDKNVFVLKDVADFYNGQFVNTKIDMEKGEGPELRKKYNVQSYPTYLFINGKGEVIHRSGSRMSAEEFLEEGRMAADPQRNTAALAKRYADGQRDVPFLLNYYLALNRSDRQTAEKVAGEITSKMTDSTLGTPLGWKVIKNLARSSNDKLGKFYLAHQNDFKHFAPAEEQSALTDRLLSSTLYQHIYAGREAEFYEGLKHFSKSSSKDHQQQAVMLEAEFLLREGRAKQYVALTDKAMKGVFKNDAEKLSFLARRISGKKEIDEKMKPFLPQAYKLAKKAVEIAPEEYSVQSTFGWICLSLKNKEEGLKAAQKARLLADAETSKIQKLAQELVDEFNKI, encoded by the coding sequence ATGAAACCATTCTTACTGATTTGCGCCCTCTTCGCTGCTTTCACCGCCAAATCCCAGGACGGCATCCAGTTCGGCACCGCCTCCTGGAACGAAACGCTCGCGCAGGCCGCAAAAGAAAATAAACTCGTGTTCCTCGATTGCTACACCTCCTGGTGCGCACCTTGCAAATGGATGGACAAAAACGTGTTTGTGCTGAAAGATGTGGCGGACTTCTACAACGGCCAGTTCGTGAACACGAAAATCGATATGGAAAAAGGCGAAGGACCTGAACTGCGTAAAAAGTACAATGTGCAATCTTACCCTACATACCTGTTCATTAACGGTAAAGGAGAAGTGATCCACCGCAGCGGCTCCCGCATGTCGGCCGAAGAGTTCCTGGAAGAAGGGCGCATGGCCGCCGATCCCCAACGCAATACCGCCGCCCTCGCTAAACGGTATGCAGACGGTCAGCGCGACGTCCCTTTCCTCCTGAATTACTACCTCGCCCTCAACCGCTCCGACCGGCAAACCGCCGAGAAAGTAGCGGGAGAGATTACAAGCAAAATGACCGACAGCACTCTGGGCACGCCCCTGGGCTGGAAGGTGATTAAAAACCTGGCGCGCAGCAGTAACGATAAGCTGGGGAAATTTTACCTGGCGCATCAAAACGACTTCAAACACTTCGCACCAGCGGAAGAACAAAGCGCGCTGACCGATCGCCTGCTATCCAGCACCTTGTACCAACATATCTACGCGGGCCGCGAAGCCGAGTTTTACGAAGGACTGAAACATTTCTCGAAATCGTCATCCAAAGACCACCAACAGCAGGCCGTGATGCTGGAAGCAGAGTTCCTGCTCCGGGAGGGCCGCGCAAAGCAATATGTCGCGCTCACCGATAAGGCGATGAAAGGGGTATTTAAGAACGACGCGGAAAAACTGAGCTTTCTGGCCCGGCGCATCAGCGGAAAGAAGGAAATCGACGAGAAAATGAAACCCTTCCTGCCGCAGGCATACAAACTGGCGAAGAAAGCCGTGGAAATCGCTCCGGAAGAGTACAGCGTGCAAAGCACCTTCGGCTGGATCTGCCTCTCTCTGAAGAATAAGGAAGAAGGCCTGAAAGCCGCGCAGAAAGCGCGTTTACTGGCCGACGCTGAAACATCCAAAATCCAAAAACTTGCACAGGAACTGGTGGATGAATTCAATAAAATATAA
- a CDS encoding RagB/SusD family nutrient uptake outer membrane protein has product MTKRIILSIFTGAVLVLASCNKFLDITPKGFTIPEKFGDYEKLLNNLSLSRAVSAYPNYLTDDVQAGLTNDVSKSAGFNRYPAFKQRLYRFDGGQIMDMGAQDSQWEPSYQHIYVYNTVINNIMDVTDATDKEKRRVRAEALVGRAFEYLLLVNLYAKHYDPATAATDYGVPMVLSEDINVPYERVSVAAVYDQIKKDLDMATPDLAEKVPNNFHPLKSVGFAFLSRMYLYMGDYEKALLNANEALKRNATLIDYKNYVNIEGTTFGRVCLPADSTGFPNADLNPESVWVRLGSSSNGTIHGEVYAPDDLIATYATDLAPGATDMRFQLFFCHGSSKFGSGSSVKFPGRELWAPYIEFNTGLSSPEVILIAAECEARIGDKNKALAHLNTLRNMRIKGNQPVSAATKDDALRIVLDERRRELRFIGASRLIDLKRLNRDPRFAKTVTHKHESETWTLAPNDNRYILPVPPRVLSMNPGIPQYER; this is encoded by the coding sequence ATGACGAAACGAATTATATTATCCATATTTACCGGGGCGGTGTTAGTATTAGCCTCCTGCAACAAATTCCTGGATATCACACCGAAAGGATTTACCATTCCGGAGAAATTCGGTGACTATGAGAAATTGCTGAATAACCTTTCACTTTCCCGCGCAGTTTCCGCGTACCCGAATTATCTGACAGACGATGTGCAGGCCGGGCTTACCAATGACGTGAGCAAATCGGCAGGATTCAACCGTTACCCGGCATTCAAGCAACGGCTGTACCGCTTCGACGGCGGTCAGATTATGGATATGGGAGCGCAGGATTCGCAATGGGAACCCTCCTATCAACACATTTATGTCTATAACACGGTGATCAACAATATCATGGACGTGACAGACGCAACTGATAAGGAGAAGCGCCGGGTGCGCGCTGAAGCGCTTGTCGGCAGGGCATTTGAATATTTGTTGCTCGTAAATCTGTACGCTAAGCATTATGATCCGGCTACCGCTGCCACGGATTATGGTGTACCGATGGTATTGTCGGAAGACATCAATGTTCCTTACGAAAGGGTAAGTGTCGCCGCCGTTTACGATCAGATAAAGAAGGACCTGGATATGGCCACACCCGACCTGGCAGAGAAGGTGCCCAATAATTTCCATCCCCTTAAAAGCGTAGGTTTTGCATTTCTCAGCCGCATGTACCTCTATATGGGTGACTATGAAAAGGCACTCCTGAATGCAAACGAAGCCCTGAAAAGAAATGCGACTTTGATCGATTATAAAAACTATGTCAATATTGAAGGAACGACTTTTGGCAGGGTTTGCCTTCCGGCTGACAGTACTGGGTTCCCCAATGCAGACCTCAATCCCGAAAGCGTTTGGGTTCGCCTGGGCAGCTCCAGTAATGGTACTATTCATGGAGAAGTATACGCACCGGACGACCTGATCGCTACCTATGCGACTGATCTTGCTCCCGGAGCAACAGACATGCGCTTCCAGTTGTTTTTCTGTCATGGCAGTTCGAAATTCGGGTCTGGTTCATCTGTGAAGTTTCCCGGCAGGGAATTGTGGGCGCCGTACATAGAATTCAATACCGGCCTTAGTTCGCCGGAAGTGATTCTCATCGCCGCGGAGTGCGAGGCCCGCATAGGCGATAAAAACAAGGCGCTCGCGCATCTCAATACCCTTCGTAATATGCGCATTAAAGGCAACCAGCCCGTTTCCGCCGCTACAAAAGACGATGCACTGCGTATCGTACTCGATGAGCGCAGACGCGAATTGCGCTTCATCGGTGCCAGCAGACTGATTGATCTGAAACGCCTCAACAGGGATCCTCGTTTCGCCAAAACCGTAACGCATAAGCACGAATCGGAAACCTGGACACTTGCGCCGAACGACAACCGGTACATCCTCCCCGTTCCGCCGCGTGTACTGTCCATGAATCCTGGCATCCCGCAATACGAAAGATAA
- a CDS encoding SusC/RagA family TonB-linked outer membrane protein, whose protein sequence is MKLTAVFMLTACITVSAGTYGQSVSLSVKKVSLGRLFNMLEKQTGYSFLYSREDVHQLEAVNLELNGADMPTALRAAFRDQPLTYSIVEKVVIVKRKPVAYAPPATMEALKPVVLEIGGTVTDNEGTPLPGASIQIKGTKRTAVSDAVGKFVISADAGDVLVIRYVGFSEKEVKVGPETTLNIKLEQLPSRLQGVSIVSTGYATLSKERAAGSFSNIGAKDLENKMQTNLTERLEGLAAGFTYYKGNAQIRGVSTIRAEKAPLYVVDGMPFEGNINVINPNDVSSVTMLKDASAASIYGARAANGVIVIVTKNGKPGPLSVNYTNSFRVTPLPDRSYMNRMSSAELVNFQRDVFQYWSNDPAGLDQRKFINDVYRLMYAHKAGKLTDAELEKELDTYRHLDRYDQVKDEFLRNMALVQQHNLSLSGGTEKHRYNLSVNYLRNNPYEKIQSNDRFGYNLKNMFNLNKWLRLDVGVLGSHTRADYDNGFNGYSNLNGGRASYYMIRNADGTPAQWYGQKSQFEIDRLIARGSLDETMFPLNEVSQQHYINKSNYLNLNVGGNIRLMQGLSLDVRYQSERTEGLSSQLYRPGSNYVKTMVNDATTSTGGIDTMWIPNGGQFSEERTALNSYTLRAQLNFNKIFSRDHEVSFIAGTERRRVLATGTDIYKYGYDEFSLVYKPIDESKLGRPLQKTQSVFNNFTYTRKERGFSEVENRFVSFYGNGSYTYKRRWTASGSIRMDQSNLFGTDPKYQYRPLWSAGLLYVVSENDLPWLNRLAVRGTYGVNGNIAKDAGPYMITRDETNPHYYTNELQSSVSSPPNSGLRWEKTNVVNFGIDFNVLNGRLTGSMDFYNKKSNDLLGNLQSDPTIGWSTILVNYGEMYNRGVDVSLTSVNIRTKDFRWSSTFNFNYNKNELTNLYISANDVSSHLVSAQNRLGIPMQSLYSIRYAGLDDKGRPQAFTKDGKIVADATQLKVDDLVYSGTTVPPYSASLQNNIRFKNFELFAMFMYYGGHKMRDVVAPFLTKLPELNYTTNMDRLAMNYWKQPGDEANPDLAPAFISQPSSNLTMVYEAADKHISSASYIKLRDVTLSYNLPSALLQKASMKALRISFQMQNIWRWSANSQKLDPEVWSGSGLGSASRGILVPPSYTLGINLNL, encoded by the coding sequence ATGAAACTAACCGCTGTGTTTATGCTGACGGCGTGTATTACGGTCAGCGCCGGAACTTACGGCCAGTCTGTCTCTCTTTCCGTAAAGAAAGTATCGCTCGGCAGGCTTTTCAATATGCTGGAAAAGCAAACGGGGTATTCCTTCCTGTATTCGCGGGAGGACGTCCACCAGCTGGAGGCAGTGAATCTTGAACTGAACGGGGCGGATATGCCCACTGCGCTGCGCGCTGCTTTCCGTGACCAGCCGCTTACCTATTCGATTGTAGAAAAAGTGGTAATCGTGAAGCGGAAGCCGGTTGCCTATGCTCCTCCCGCCACCATGGAAGCTTTGAAGCCCGTGGTGCTGGAAATCGGGGGGACAGTTACAGATAACGAAGGCACTCCGCTGCCGGGGGCTTCCATCCAGATCAAGGGCACTAAACGCACCGCGGTGTCTGACGCCGTTGGTAAGTTCGTGATTTCCGCTGACGCGGGAGATGTGCTGGTGATCCGGTATGTAGGGTTTAGCGAGAAGGAAGTGAAGGTAGGGCCGGAGACGACGCTCAACATCAAACTGGAACAGCTGCCTTCGCGCCTGCAGGGTGTTTCCATCGTGAGCACTGGCTACGCGACATTGTCGAAAGAACGTGCGGCAGGATCGTTTTCAAATATCGGCGCCAAAGACCTGGAGAACAAAATGCAGACCAACCTGACAGAAAGGCTGGAAGGTTTGGCGGCGGGTTTCACCTACTACAAGGGAAATGCGCAGATCCGTGGGGTATCTACTATCCGCGCCGAGAAAGCGCCCTTGTATGTAGTTGACGGAATGCCGTTTGAGGGAAATATCAATGTAATCAATCCGAACGATGTATCTTCTGTGACGATGTTGAAAGATGCATCCGCCGCATCAATTTACGGAGCTCGGGCGGCAAATGGTGTTATCGTTATCGTTACAAAAAATGGTAAACCCGGCCCGCTGTCGGTAAATTATACTAACTCGTTCAGAGTAACGCCGTTGCCGGACAGGAGCTACATGAACCGGATGTCCAGCGCTGAGTTGGTGAATTTTCAGCGGGATGTTTTTCAATATTGGTCAAATGATCCTGCTGGTCTCGACCAGCGGAAATTCATCAATGATGTATACCGGCTGATGTATGCCCATAAGGCAGGTAAACTTACCGATGCCGAGTTGGAAAAGGAGTTGGATACATATCGCCACCTCGACCGGTACGACCAGGTGAAGGATGAGTTCCTGCGTAACATGGCCCTTGTTCAACAACATAATCTTTCACTTTCCGGCGGTACCGAAAAGCACCGCTATAACCTTTCTGTAAACTATTTAAGGAATAATCCTTACGAGAAGATTCAATCGAACGACCGATTCGGTTATAATCTCAAGAACATGTTCAATCTGAACAAATGGCTGCGGTTGGATGTGGGCGTATTGGGAAGCCATACCCGTGCGGACTATGACAACGGGTTCAACGGATACAGCAACCTGAATGGCGGCCGTGCCAGCTATTACATGATTCGCAATGCGGATGGTACGCCTGCACAATGGTATGGCCAGAAATCCCAGTTCGAAATCGACCGGCTTATAGCACGCGGTTCGCTGGATGAAACAATGTTCCCGTTGAATGAAGTGAGCCAACAGCACTACATCAACAAATCCAACTACCTGAATCTTAATGTGGGTGGAAACATCCGCCTGATGCAGGGGCTTTCGCTCGATGTGCGTTACCAGAGCGAGCGGACCGAAGGGCTGAGCAGCCAGTTGTACCGCCCTGGATCCAATTATGTGAAAACAATGGTGAATGATGCCACCACCAGCACCGGCGGTATTGATACCATGTGGATCCCCAACGGTGGGCAATTCAGCGAAGAACGTACGGCCCTCAATTCCTATACCCTCCGCGCTCAGTTGAATTTCAACAAGATTTTCAGCCGCGACCATGAAGTCTCTTTTATCGCAGGTACGGAGCGCCGCCGCGTCCTGGCTACCGGAACGGACATTTACAAGTATGGCTATGATGAATTCTCCCTGGTTTATAAACCTATCGATGAATCAAAACTGGGCAGGCCTTTACAGAAGACACAATCCGTCTTTAACAATTTCACCTATACCAGGAAAGAGCGTGGATTTTCCGAAGTGGAAAACAGGTTTGTTTCTTTTTATGGCAACGGCTCCTACACCTATAAAAGAAGATGGACTGCCTCTGGTTCCATCCGCATGGATCAGAGCAACCTTTTTGGCACAGATCCCAAATACCAATATCGGCCGCTTTGGTCGGCGGGCCTTTTGTATGTAGTTAGTGAGAATGACCTGCCGTGGCTAAACCGCCTTGCCGTTCGGGGAACATATGGTGTGAACGGTAATATTGCCAAGGATGCCGGACCTTACATGATTACGCGCGACGAAACCAATCCGCATTATTATACGAACGAGCTACAGTCCTCCGTATCATCTCCCCCGAATTCCGGCCTCCGCTGGGAAAAAACCAATGTGGTGAACTTCGGGATTGACTTTAACGTACTCAATGGCCGGCTTACCGGTTCTATGGATTTCTATAATAAGAAGTCAAACGATCTGCTGGGGAATCTGCAATCTGACCCCACCATCGGCTGGTCTACCATTCTCGTGAATTATGGTGAGATGTACAATAGAGGGGTGGATGTTTCACTGACCAGCGTAAATATCCGGACAAAAGACTTCCGTTGGTCGAGCACGTTCAATTTCAACTATAACAAAAATGAACTGACGAATCTCTATATCTCCGCCAACGATGTTAGCAGCCATTTAGTTTCGGCTCAGAACAGACTGGGTATTCCCATGCAATCGTTGTACAGCATCAGGTATGCCGGTTTGGATGACAAAGGGCGCCCGCAAGCTTTTACTAAAGACGGGAAAATTGTAGCGGACGCCACGCAGTTGAAGGTAGACGATTTGGTATATTCCGGTACGACGGTTCCGCCCTATTCCGCTTCACTTCAAAATAATATCCGTTTCAAAAACTTCGAGTTGTTTGCGATGTTCATGTATTATGGTGGACACAAGATGCGCGATGTTGTCGCGCCGTTCCTCACCAAACTTCCGGAACTGAACTACACGACGAACATGGATCGCCTTGCGATGAATTATTGGAAGCAACCGGGCGATGAGGCCAACCCTGATTTGGCGCCTGCATTTATTTCACAACCGTCTTCCAACCTCACGATGGTATACGAAGCCGCTGATAAACATATTTCCAGCGCCAGCTACATCAAACTGCGCGACGTCACGCTGAGCTACAACCTCCCTTCGGCGCTGCTGCAAAAAGCGAGTATGAAGGCGTTACGTATTAGTTTCCAGATGCAGAATATTTGGAGATGGTCCGCCAATTCCCAGAAACTTGATCCTGAAGTGTGGTCGGGAAGCGGGCTTGGAAGCGCTTCAAGAGGGATTCTCGTACCGCCTAGCTATACGCTCGGAATTAACCTTAACCTTTAA
- a CDS encoding FecR domain-containing protein produces the protein MDKHTFILLADRYRDGSASDAEKRLVDAYCERLEQQPREELSPEEASSLEMLMYARIMRSIHQKSAPRRLYWWYAAAAAVVLAAGAAFFLLRPSAVPAGHLAREERFKNDLDPGVDKATLTLADGSVIALGNESHETIARQGGAAVLQTAAGVLEYQSFGATEKPVYNTLSTPAGGQFRLTLPDGSKVWLNAGSSLRFPTVFTGLERMVELKGEAYLEVSKDAARPFRVIAKGMTVDVLGTHFNINAYDNEPSIRTTLLEGAVRVGKDGQSRILAPGDQSSLMPDGQIRVASGVDMGAVTAWKDGKFSFHEAPITEVMRQVERWYGAEVVYEGEVTHHFVGTLPRNLPVSRLLEMLEMTGRVKFMIEGNKIIVKP, from the coding sequence ATGGACAAGCATACATTTATTTTACTGGCAGACCGCTACCGGGATGGTTCGGCATCTGATGCGGAAAAGCGCCTGGTGGACGCGTATTGCGAACGCCTGGAACAGCAGCCCCGTGAGGAATTGTCGCCTGAGGAGGCAAGCAGCCTGGAGATGCTGATGTATGCCCGTATCATGCGTTCCATTCATCAAAAATCCGCTCCCCGCCGGTTATACTGGTGGTATGCCGCGGCGGCCGCTGTGGTGCTGGCCGCGGGAGCCGCTTTCTTCCTGCTACGGCCTTCCGCCGTGCCTGCCGGGCACCTCGCCCGGGAGGAACGTTTCAAAAACGATCTCGATCCCGGTGTGGACAAGGCCACGCTCACCCTGGCCGACGGTTCCGTCATCGCCCTGGGTAACGAAAGCCACGAAACCATCGCCCGCCAGGGCGGTGCCGCCGTGCTCCAGACTGCTGCCGGCGTGCTGGAATACCAGTCGTTCGGCGCAACTGAAAAGCCGGTCTACAATACCCTTTCCACGCCTGCAGGCGGCCAGTTCCGCCTCACCCTGCCCGACGGCAGCAAGGTATGGCTCAATGCGGGCTCTTCCTTGCGCTTTCCGACCGTTTTTACCGGTCTGGAGCGAATGGTGGAGCTGAAAGGGGAAGCATATCTCGAAGTCAGCAAAGACGCCGCGCGTCCTTTCCGCGTCATCGCCAAAGGCATGACGGTGGATGTTCTGGGAACGCATTTCAACATAAACGCATACGACAACGAGCCCTCCATTCGTACGACTCTCCTGGAAGGAGCGGTACGTGTGGGGAAAGACGGGCAGAGCCGTATCCTGGCGCCCGGCGATCAATCCAGCCTCATGCCCGACGGGCAAATCAGGGTGGCGTCGGGAGTAGATATGGGTGCCGTTACCGCCTGGAAAGACGGGAAGTTCAGCTTCCACGAAGCGCCCATCACCGAAGTGATGCGCCAGGTGGAACGTTGGTATGGGGCCGAAGTGGTGTATGAAGGAGAGGTGACGCATCATTTTGTGGGCACGCTGCCCCGCAACTTGCCGGTATCGCGCTTGTTGGAAATGTTGGAAATGACCGGGCGTGTGAAATTTATGATCGAAGGGAATAAGATTATCGTAAAACCGTAA